A part of Onthophagus taurus isolate NC chromosome 7, IU_Otau_3.0, whole genome shotgun sequence genomic DNA contains:
- the LOC111416773 gene encoding uncharacterized protein: MKFGVVVFLLFIMMINSISTHHKEPPCRQDFCHTVKCISTPKENCTIDQVFQPRDETKCICCDKCIPKQDCDPTFCSRVRCINKNESDCTNDEVFQPRDETKCICCNTCVPKKDIHAL, translated from the exons ATGAAGTTTGGTGTTGTTGTATTcttgttatttataatgatGATCAATTCGATATCAACACATCACAAAGAACCTCCCTGCCGTCAAGACTTTTGCCACACAGTAAAATGCATCTCTACTCCTAAAGAAAATTGTACTATAGATCAAGTTTTCCAACCACGTGATGAGACCAAGTGTATATGCTGCGATAAGTGCATTCCAAAACAAG aTTGCGATCCAACTTTTTGCAGCAGAGTTcgatgtattaataaaaacgaatCAGATTGCACTAACGATGAAGTTTTTCAACCACGTGATGAGACCAAGTGTATCTGTTGTAACACCTGTGTTCCAAAGAAag aTATTCATGCTTTATAA